From Lemur catta isolate mLemCat1 chromosome 21, mLemCat1.pri, whole genome shotgun sequence, a single genomic window includes:
- the MPHOSPH9 gene encoding M-phase phosphoprotein 9 isoform X7, translating to MGFFSENSERNDSVISYPKSKEPEMHQEMSSSQPDCNMDSSSVSSGYGTFCVSELNTYKLKDPKEFMEHTDVCKGQYVAPVVQPDSLVDSVKNKGFYIQTTEEFGASLKEDISIFPGEFEHSFLGENKISEVYSGKANSKSITSWAQKLKQNQPKRAHVEDGCSRSKPGNEQSKKPAAEKSDFAGASHPCGFYLSKPDETPNSWMSDSGTGLTYWKLEEKDTYHSLPETLEKTVVPSSSIDMLPGQPNTSNEMKLPSLKDIYHKKQRENKQLPERNLTSASNPNRPPEVLTLDPSLHMKPNQQISGIQPHDFLNALDDRVSFSPDSVLEPSMSSHSDIDSFSQASNIASQLSGFPKYPANTKACPVDSWKSHAFQNESRTSSTFPSVYTITSNDISVNTVDEENTVMVASASVSPSQLPGTPSGVPECISLTCVEDPVIMSKIRQNLKEKHARHIADLRAYYESEISSLKRKLEAKEISAVEDWKKTNQILVDRCGQLDSALSEATSRVRTLENKNNLLEIEVNDLRERFSAASSASKILQERIEEMRTSNKEKDNTIIRLKSRLQDLEEAFENAYKLSDDKEARLKQENKMFQDLLGEYESLGKEHGRVKDTLNTTENKLLDAHTQISDLKRMISKLEAQVKQVEHENMLSLRHNSKTHVRPSRANTLAASDVSRRKWLIPGAEYSIFTGQPLDIQDGRADQQLEETCVPGYHSPPEKDSSPGGSSTSLLMKNQRETLDIPIMKALKELDEEKMFKNWGTQTEKEDTSNKLVNPRQTETSVSASRSPEKCAQQRQKRLNSASQRSSSLPPSNRKSSTPTKREIMLTPVTVAYSPKRSPKENLSPGFSHLLSKNENSPIRFDILLDDLDTVPVSTLQRTNPRKQLQFLPLDDSEEKKYSEKATDNHVNHSSCPEPLPNEMKKVSVRPAWEKNKSVSYEQCKPVSVTPQGNDFEYTAKIRTLAETERFFDELTKEKDQIEAALSRMPTPGGRITLQTRLNQEALEDRLERINRELGSVRMTLKKFHVLRTSANL from the exons ATgggttttttttctgaaaacagtgAGAGAAATGATTCTGTTATCAGTTACCCTAAATCTAAAGAACCTGAAATGCATCAAGAAATGTCCTCATCACAACCAGACTGTAACATGGACAGTAGCTCAGTGAGCAGTGGGTATGGTACCTTTTGTGTCTCAGAGTTAAATACATACAAACTTAAAGACCCTAAAGAGTTCATGGAACACACAGATGTTTGTAAAGGACAGTACGTAGCACCTGTAGTGCAGCCTGATTCGCTTGTAGACAGCGTGAAAAACAAGGGTTTTTATATACAGACTACCGAAGAGTTTGGTGCATCTTTAAAGgaagatatttccatttttcctggTGAATTTGAGCATAGTTTTCTTGGTGAAAATAAGATTTCTGAAGTATACAGTGGAAAAGCAAATAG tAAATCTATAACGTCATGGGCACAAAAGCTGAAGCAGAACCAACCAAAGAGAGCACATGTAGAAGACGGATGTTCAAGATCTAAGCCAGGAAATGAGCAAAGCAAGAAACCAGCAGCTGAGAAA TCTGACTTTGCTGGTGCTTCACATCCTTGTGGTTTTTATCTCAGTAAACCAGATGAAACTCCAAATTCTTGGATGTCTGATTCAGGAACAG GACTGACTTACTGGAAACTAGAGGAGAAGGACACGTATCACTCTTTGCCTGAAACTTTAGAGAAGACTGTTGTACCATCATCCTCCATAGATATGTTACCCGGGCAG cctAATACTAGTAATGAGATGAAGCTACCATCCCTGAAGGATATTTATCataaaaaacaaagggaaaacaaGCAGTTACCTGAGAGGAATCTCACTTCTGCTTCCAACCCAAATCGTCCTCCAGAG GTACTGACTCTAGATCCCTCATTACACATGAAGCCAAATCAGCAGATTTCAGGGATTCAGCCACATGACTTTTTGAATGCCCTTGATGACAGAGTATCCTTTTCACCAGACTCTGTTCTAGAACCTAGTATGTCTAGTCACTCTGACATAGACTCATTTTCACAAGCAAGTAATATTGCTTCTCAGTTATCTGGATTCCCCAAATATCCTGCAAATACAAAAGCTTGCCCAGTGGACTCTTGGAAAAGTCATGCATTCCAAAACGAAAGCAGGACCAGCTCCACGTTTCCTTCTGTATATACTATCACCAGTAATGATATCTCAGTCAACACTGTGGATGAAGAAAACACTGTCATGGTGGCTTCTGCCTCCGTCAGTCCGTCCCAGCTTCCAGGTACACCCAGCGGGGTCCCAGAGTGCATTTCACTGACTTGCGTGGAAGATCCTGTGATAATGTCCAA GATTAGGCAGAATCTGAAGGAAAAGCATGCCCGACACATAGCAGATCTTCGAGCTTATTATGAATCAGAAATAAGTAGTTTGAAACGGAAGCTGGAGGCAAAAGAAATTTCTGCAGTTGAAGATTGGAAAAAAACCAATCAAATTCTTGTAGACAG ATGTGGCCAATTAGATAGTGCTTTGAGTGAAGCTACTAGTCGAGTCAGAACACttgaaaataagaataacttACTGGAAATAGAAGTg aatgacTTGAGAGAACGCTTCAGCGCAGCCAGCAGTGCCTCCAAAATTTTGCAGGAACGAATTGAGGAAATGAGAAcaagtaataaagaaaaagacaataccaTCATTCGACTAAAATCTAGACTGCAGGATTTAGAAGAAGCATTTGAGAATGCTTACAAACTCTCAGATGATAAAGAAGCGAGgctaaaacaagaaaataaaatgtttcaagat CTTTTAGGAGAGTATGAGTCCCTTGGAAAAGAACATGGAAGAGTAAAG GATACATTAAATACAACTGAGAACAAATTGCTTGACGCACATACTCAGATTTCTGatttgaaaag AATGATTTCAAAACTTGAAGCTCAGGTCAAGCAAGTGGAGCATGAAAATATGTTAAGCCTTCGTCATAATTCTAAAACTCACGTGAGACCTTCTCGTGCCAA CACGCTCGCAGCTTCCGACGTCAGCAGGCGCAAGTGGCTGATTCCAGGCGCAGAGTATTCCATCTTCACTGGCCAGCCCTTGGACATCCAGGACGGCAGAGCAGATCAGCAGCTGGAGGAAACCTGTGTCCCTGG GTACCATTCCCCTCCGGAAAAGGATTCTTCACCTGGAGGTTCATCAACAAGCTTATTGATGAAAAACCAAAGAGAGACTTTAGACATACCGATCATGAAAGCTTTAAAAGAACTtgatgaagaaaaaatgtttaaaaattgggGGACACAAACAGAGAAAGAGGATACCTCAAATA AATTAGTGAATCCTCGGCAAACTGAAACTTCAGTCAGTGCAAGTCGTTCCCCAGAGAAATGTGCCCAACAGAGACAAAAGAGACTTAATTCTGCTTCACAGAGATCGTCGTCTTTACCGCCTTCAAATCGTAAATCAAGCACTCCAA caAAGAGAGAGATTATGTTAACACCAGTGACTGTGGCTTATAGTCCAAAGCGATCCCCTAAAGAAAATTTGTCTCCAGGATTTAGTCATCTACttagcaaaaatgaaaacagtccAATTCG ATTTGATATACTTTTGGATGATTTAGATACTGTTCCTGTGTCTACATTACAACGTACCAATCCAAGAAAACAACTCCAGTTTCTTCCTCTAGATGACTCGGAAG aaaaaaaatattcagaaaaagctACCGACAACCATGTTAATCATAGCTCTTGCCCCGAACCGTTgccaaatgaaatgaagaaagtatctgtgagaccagcctgggagaaGAATAAATCAGTTAGCTATGAACAGTGTAAGCCTGTTTCAGTAACACCACAGGGTAATGATTTTGAATATACAGCAAAAATTAGGACCTTAGCTGAAACGGAACGATTTTTTGATgaacttacaaaagaaaaggaccag ATTGAGGCAGCTCTAAGCCGGATGCCTACTCCTGGAGGACGAATCACTTTACAGACAAGATTAAATCAG GAAGCCTTGGAAGATCGTTTGGAAAGGATTAATCGAGAACTGGGTTCCGTTCGCATGACACTAAAGAAATTTCATGTTTTGCGCACCTCTGCAAATCTTTGA
- the MPHOSPH9 gene encoding M-phase phosphoprotein 9 isoform X4 — MQELQNSGRTDSELWKNCETRWLQLFNLVEKQCQEQIVAQQEQFHNQIQRIQEEIKNLVKLQTSNVSWTSCDRSSSCKQVSSENQMGFFSENSERNDSVISYPKSKEPEMHQEMSSSQPDCNMDSSSVSSGYGTFCVSELNTYKLKDPKEFMEHTDVCKGQYVAPVVQPDSLVDSVKNKGFYIQTTEEFGASLKEDISIFPGEFEHSFLGENKISEVYSGKANSKSITSWAQKLKQNQPKRAHVEDGCSRSKPGNEQSKKPAAEKSDFAGASHPCGFYLSKPDETPNSWMSDSGTGLTYWKLEEKDTYHSLPETLEKTVVPSSSIDMLPGQPNTSNEMKLPSLKDIYHKKQRENKQLPERNLTSASNPNRPPEVLTLDPSLHMKPNQQISGIQPHDFLNALDDRVSFSPDSVLEPSMSSHSDIDSFSQASNIASQLSGFPKYPANTKACPVDSWKSHAFQNESRTSSTFPSVYTITSNDISVNTVDEENTVMVASASVSPSQLPGTPSGVPECISLTCVEDPVIMSKIRQNLKEKHARHIADLRAYYESEISSLKRKLEAKEISAVEDWKKTNQILVDRCGQLDSALSEATSRVRTLENKNNLLEIEVNDLRERFSAASSASKILQERIEEMRTSNKEKDNTIIRLKSRLQDLEEAFENAYKLSDDKEARLKQENKMFQDLLGEYESLGKEHGRVKDTLNTTENKLLDAHTQISDLKRMISKLEAQVKQVEHENMLSLRHNSKTHVRPSRANTLAASDVSRRKWLIPGAEYSIFTGQPLDIQDGRADQQLEETCVPGYHSPPEKDSSPGGSSTSLLMKNQRETLDIPIMKALKELDEEKMFKNWGTQTEKEDTSNKLVNPRQTETSVSASRSPEKCAQQRQKRLNSASQRSSSLPPSNRKSSTPTKREIMLTPVTVAYSPKRSPKENLSPGFSHLLSKNENSPIRFDILLDDLDTVPVSTLQRTNPRKQLQFLPLDDSEEKKYSEKATDNHVNHSSCPEPLPNEMKKVSVRPAWEKNKSVSYEQY; from the exons ATGCAAGAGCTACAAAACAGTGGAAGGACTGACTCCGAACTTTGGAAAAACTGTGAG ACCAGGTGGTTACAACTATTCAATTTGGTTGAAAAACAATGCCAAGAACAGATAGTTGCCCAGCAGGAACAGTTCCACAACCAAATTCAA CGTATACAAGAGGAGATAAAAAATTTAGTCAAATTACAGACGAGTAATGTTTCCTGGACTTCCTGTGATAGAAGTTCTTCATGCAAACAAGTATCTTCAGAAAATCAAATgggttttttttctgaaaacagtgAGAGAAATGATTCTGTTATCAGTTACCCTAAATCTAAAGAACCTGAAATGCATCAAGAAATGTCCTCATCACAACCAGACTGTAACATGGACAGTAGCTCAGTGAGCAGTGGGTATGGTACCTTTTGTGTCTCAGAGTTAAATACATACAAACTTAAAGACCCTAAAGAGTTCATGGAACACACAGATGTTTGTAAAGGACAGTACGTAGCACCTGTAGTGCAGCCTGATTCGCTTGTAGACAGCGTGAAAAACAAGGGTTTTTATATACAGACTACCGAAGAGTTTGGTGCATCTTTAAAGgaagatatttccatttttcctggTGAATTTGAGCATAGTTTTCTTGGTGAAAATAAGATTTCTGAAGTATACAGTGGAAAAGCAAATAG tAAATCTATAACGTCATGGGCACAAAAGCTGAAGCAGAACCAACCAAAGAGAGCACATGTAGAAGACGGATGTTCAAGATCTAAGCCAGGAAATGAGCAAAGCAAGAAACCAGCAGCTGAGAAA TCTGACTTTGCTGGTGCTTCACATCCTTGTGGTTTTTATCTCAGTAAACCAGATGAAACTCCAAATTCTTGGATGTCTGATTCAGGAACAG GACTGACTTACTGGAAACTAGAGGAGAAGGACACGTATCACTCTTTGCCTGAAACTTTAGAGAAGACTGTTGTACCATCATCCTCCATAGATATGTTACCCGGGCAG cctAATACTAGTAATGAGATGAAGCTACCATCCCTGAAGGATATTTATCataaaaaacaaagggaaaacaaGCAGTTACCTGAGAGGAATCTCACTTCTGCTTCCAACCCAAATCGTCCTCCAGAG GTACTGACTCTAGATCCCTCATTACACATGAAGCCAAATCAGCAGATTTCAGGGATTCAGCCACATGACTTTTTGAATGCCCTTGATGACAGAGTATCCTTTTCACCAGACTCTGTTCTAGAACCTAGTATGTCTAGTCACTCTGACATAGACTCATTTTCACAAGCAAGTAATATTGCTTCTCAGTTATCTGGATTCCCCAAATATCCTGCAAATACAAAAGCTTGCCCAGTGGACTCTTGGAAAAGTCATGCATTCCAAAACGAAAGCAGGACCAGCTCCACGTTTCCTTCTGTATATACTATCACCAGTAATGATATCTCAGTCAACACTGTGGATGAAGAAAACACTGTCATGGTGGCTTCTGCCTCCGTCAGTCCGTCCCAGCTTCCAGGTACACCCAGCGGGGTCCCAGAGTGCATTTCACTGACTTGCGTGGAAGATCCTGTGATAATGTCCAA GATTAGGCAGAATCTGAAGGAAAAGCATGCCCGACACATAGCAGATCTTCGAGCTTATTATGAATCAGAAATAAGTAGTTTGAAACGGAAGCTGGAGGCAAAAGAAATTTCTGCAGTTGAAGATTGGAAAAAAACCAATCAAATTCTTGTAGACAG ATGTGGCCAATTAGATAGTGCTTTGAGTGAAGCTACTAGTCGAGTCAGAACACttgaaaataagaataacttACTGGAAATAGAAGTg aatgacTTGAGAGAACGCTTCAGCGCAGCCAGCAGTGCCTCCAAAATTTTGCAGGAACGAATTGAGGAAATGAGAAcaagtaataaagaaaaagacaataccaTCATTCGACTAAAATCTAGACTGCAGGATTTAGAAGAAGCATTTGAGAATGCTTACAAACTCTCAGATGATAAAGAAGCGAGgctaaaacaagaaaataaaatgtttcaagat CTTTTAGGAGAGTATGAGTCCCTTGGAAAAGAACATGGAAGAGTAAAG GATACATTAAATACAACTGAGAACAAATTGCTTGACGCACATACTCAGATTTCTGatttgaaaag AATGATTTCAAAACTTGAAGCTCAGGTCAAGCAAGTGGAGCATGAAAATATGTTAAGCCTTCGTCATAATTCTAAAACTCACGTGAGACCTTCTCGTGCCAA CACGCTCGCAGCTTCCGACGTCAGCAGGCGCAAGTGGCTGATTCCAGGCGCAGAGTATTCCATCTTCACTGGCCAGCCCTTGGACATCCAGGACGGCAGAGCAGATCAGCAGCTGGAGGAAACCTGTGTCCCTGG GTACCATTCCCCTCCGGAAAAGGATTCTTCACCTGGAGGTTCATCAACAAGCTTATTGATGAAAAACCAAAGAGAGACTTTAGACATACCGATCATGAAAGCTTTAAAAGAACTtgatgaagaaaaaatgtttaaaaattgggGGACACAAACAGAGAAAGAGGATACCTCAAATA AATTAGTGAATCCTCGGCAAACTGAAACTTCAGTCAGTGCAAGTCGTTCCCCAGAGAAATGTGCCCAACAGAGACAAAAGAGACTTAATTCTGCTTCACAGAGATCGTCGTCTTTACCGCCTTCAAATCGTAAATCAAGCACTCCAA caAAGAGAGAGATTATGTTAACACCAGTGACTGTGGCTTATAGTCCAAAGCGATCCCCTAAAGAAAATTTGTCTCCAGGATTTAGTCATCTACttagcaaaaatgaaaacagtccAATTCG ATTTGATATACTTTTGGATGATTTAGATACTGTTCCTGTGTCTACATTACAACGTACCAATCCAAGAAAACAACTCCAGTTTCTTCCTCTAGATGACTCGGAAG aaaaaaaatattcagaaaaagctACCGACAACCATGTTAATCATAGCTCTTGCCCCGAACCGTTgccaaatgaaatgaagaaagtatctgtgagaccagcctgggagaaGAATAAATCAGTTAGCTATGAACAGT ATTGA
- the MPHOSPH9 gene encoding M-phase phosphoprotein 9 isoform X6: MQELQNSGRTDSELWKNCETRWLQLFNLVEKQCQEQIVAQQEQFHNQIQRIQEEIKNLVKLQTSNVSWTSCDRSSSCKQVSSENQMGFFSENSERNDSVISYPKSKEPEMHQEMSSSQPDCNMDSSSVSSGYGTFCVSELNTYKLKDPKEFMEHTDVCKGQYVAPVVQPDSLVDSVKNKGFYIQTTEEFGASLKEDISIFPGEFEHSFLGENKISEVYSGKANSKSITSWAQKLKQNQPKRAHVEDGCSRSKPGNEQSKKPAAEKSDFAGASHPCGFYLSKPDETPNSWMSDSGTGLTYWKLEEKDTYHSLPETLEKTVVPSSSIDMLPGQPNTSNEMKLPSLKDIYHKKQRENKQLPERNLTSASNPNRPPEVLTLDPSLHMKPNQQISGIQPHDFLNALDDRVSFSPDSVLEPSMSSHSDIDSFSQASNIASQLSGFPKYPANTKACPVDSWKSHAFQNESRTSSTFPSVYTITSNDISVNTVDEENTVMVASASVSPSQLPGTPSGVPECISLTCVEDPVIMSKIRQNLKEKHARHIADLRAYYESEISSLKRKLEAKEISAVEDWKKTNQILVDRCGQLDSALSEATSRVRTLENKNNLLEIEVNDLRERFSAASSASKILQERIEEMRTSNKEKDNTIIRLKSRLQDLEEAFENAYKLSDDKEARLKQENKMFQDLLGEYESLGKEHGRVKDTLNTTENKLLDAHTQISDLKRMISKLEAQVKQVEHENMLSLRHNSKTHVRPSRANTLAASDVSRRKWLIPGAEYSIFTGQPLDIQDGRADQQLEETCVPGYHSPPEKDSSPGGSSTSLLMKNQRETLDIPIMKALKELDEEKMFKNWGTQTEKEDTSNKLVNPRQTETSVSASRSPEKCAQQRQKRLNSASQRSSSLPPSNRKSSTPTKREIMLTPVTVAYSPKRSPKENLSPGFSHLLSKNENSPIRKKIFRKSYRQPC, encoded by the exons ATGCAAGAGCTACAAAACAGTGGAAGGACTGACTCCGAACTTTGGAAAAACTGTGAG ACCAGGTGGTTACAACTATTCAATTTGGTTGAAAAACAATGCCAAGAACAGATAGTTGCCCAGCAGGAACAGTTCCACAACCAAATTCAA CGTATACAAGAGGAGATAAAAAATTTAGTCAAATTACAGACGAGTAATGTTTCCTGGACTTCCTGTGATAGAAGTTCTTCATGCAAACAAGTATCTTCAGAAAATCAAATgggttttttttctgaaaacagtgAGAGAAATGATTCTGTTATCAGTTACCCTAAATCTAAAGAACCTGAAATGCATCAAGAAATGTCCTCATCACAACCAGACTGTAACATGGACAGTAGCTCAGTGAGCAGTGGGTATGGTACCTTTTGTGTCTCAGAGTTAAATACATACAAACTTAAAGACCCTAAAGAGTTCATGGAACACACAGATGTTTGTAAAGGACAGTACGTAGCACCTGTAGTGCAGCCTGATTCGCTTGTAGACAGCGTGAAAAACAAGGGTTTTTATATACAGACTACCGAAGAGTTTGGTGCATCTTTAAAGgaagatatttccatttttcctggTGAATTTGAGCATAGTTTTCTTGGTGAAAATAAGATTTCTGAAGTATACAGTGGAAAAGCAAATAG tAAATCTATAACGTCATGGGCACAAAAGCTGAAGCAGAACCAACCAAAGAGAGCACATGTAGAAGACGGATGTTCAAGATCTAAGCCAGGAAATGAGCAAAGCAAGAAACCAGCAGCTGAGAAA TCTGACTTTGCTGGTGCTTCACATCCTTGTGGTTTTTATCTCAGTAAACCAGATGAAACTCCAAATTCTTGGATGTCTGATTCAGGAACAG GACTGACTTACTGGAAACTAGAGGAGAAGGACACGTATCACTCTTTGCCTGAAACTTTAGAGAAGACTGTTGTACCATCATCCTCCATAGATATGTTACCCGGGCAG cctAATACTAGTAATGAGATGAAGCTACCATCCCTGAAGGATATTTATCataaaaaacaaagggaaaacaaGCAGTTACCTGAGAGGAATCTCACTTCTGCTTCCAACCCAAATCGTCCTCCAGAG GTACTGACTCTAGATCCCTCATTACACATGAAGCCAAATCAGCAGATTTCAGGGATTCAGCCACATGACTTTTTGAATGCCCTTGATGACAGAGTATCCTTTTCACCAGACTCTGTTCTAGAACCTAGTATGTCTAGTCACTCTGACATAGACTCATTTTCACAAGCAAGTAATATTGCTTCTCAGTTATCTGGATTCCCCAAATATCCTGCAAATACAAAAGCTTGCCCAGTGGACTCTTGGAAAAGTCATGCATTCCAAAACGAAAGCAGGACCAGCTCCACGTTTCCTTCTGTATATACTATCACCAGTAATGATATCTCAGTCAACACTGTGGATGAAGAAAACACTGTCATGGTGGCTTCTGCCTCCGTCAGTCCGTCCCAGCTTCCAGGTACACCCAGCGGGGTCCCAGAGTGCATTTCACTGACTTGCGTGGAAGATCCTGTGATAATGTCCAA GATTAGGCAGAATCTGAAGGAAAAGCATGCCCGACACATAGCAGATCTTCGAGCTTATTATGAATCAGAAATAAGTAGTTTGAAACGGAAGCTGGAGGCAAAAGAAATTTCTGCAGTTGAAGATTGGAAAAAAACCAATCAAATTCTTGTAGACAG ATGTGGCCAATTAGATAGTGCTTTGAGTGAAGCTACTAGTCGAGTCAGAACACttgaaaataagaataacttACTGGAAATAGAAGTg aatgacTTGAGAGAACGCTTCAGCGCAGCCAGCAGTGCCTCCAAAATTTTGCAGGAACGAATTGAGGAAATGAGAAcaagtaataaagaaaaagacaataccaTCATTCGACTAAAATCTAGACTGCAGGATTTAGAAGAAGCATTTGAGAATGCTTACAAACTCTCAGATGATAAAGAAGCGAGgctaaaacaagaaaataaaatgtttcaagat CTTTTAGGAGAGTATGAGTCCCTTGGAAAAGAACATGGAAGAGTAAAG GATACATTAAATACAACTGAGAACAAATTGCTTGACGCACATACTCAGATTTCTGatttgaaaag AATGATTTCAAAACTTGAAGCTCAGGTCAAGCAAGTGGAGCATGAAAATATGTTAAGCCTTCGTCATAATTCTAAAACTCACGTGAGACCTTCTCGTGCCAA CACGCTCGCAGCTTCCGACGTCAGCAGGCGCAAGTGGCTGATTCCAGGCGCAGAGTATTCCATCTTCACTGGCCAGCCCTTGGACATCCAGGACGGCAGAGCAGATCAGCAGCTGGAGGAAACCTGTGTCCCTGG GTACCATTCCCCTCCGGAAAAGGATTCTTCACCTGGAGGTTCATCAACAAGCTTATTGATGAAAAACCAAAGAGAGACTTTAGACATACCGATCATGAAAGCTTTAAAAGAACTtgatgaagaaaaaatgtttaaaaattgggGGACACAAACAGAGAAAGAGGATACCTCAAATA AATTAGTGAATCCTCGGCAAACTGAAACTTCAGTCAGTGCAAGTCGTTCCCCAGAGAAATGTGCCCAACAGAGACAAAAGAGACTTAATTCTGCTTCACAGAGATCGTCGTCTTTACCGCCTTCAAATCGTAAATCAAGCACTCCAA caAAGAGAGAGATTATGTTAACACCAGTGACTGTGGCTTATAGTCCAAAGCGATCCCCTAAAGAAAATTTGTCTCCAGGATTTAGTCATCTACttagcaaaaatgaaaacagtccAATTCG aaaaaaaatattcagaaaaagctACCGACAACCATGTTAA